The following are encoded in a window of Lacinutrix sp. WUR7 genomic DNA:
- a CDS encoding dicarboxylate/amino acid:cation symporter, which translates to MKLALHWKIIIGMILGIVFGFIMNAYDGKDFVSDWIAPWGKIFINLLKLIAVPLILASLIKGISDLKDISKIKSMGLRTIAIYVGTTLIAIIIGLTIVNTVKPGVGMSQDTITKIKMKYENDAGVTDKLAKATAQNDAGPLQSLVDIFPSNIFVSLGEAKMLQVIFFALFVGICLLLIDEKKAKPLINFFDSLNEVVMKMVDLIMLFAPYAVFALMANVIIAFDDTEILLKLLNYAGCVVLGLALMIVFYLVLIKFVVKKSPLWFLKEISPAQLLAFSTSSSAATLPVTMERVEEHLGVDKEVSGFVLPVGATVNMDGTSLYQGIAAVFIMQVIWPEGLTFTNQLVIIATALLASIGSAAVPSAGMVMLVIVLESIGFPAELLPIGLALIFAVDRPLDMCRTVVNVTGDATVSMIVAKSLGKLHDHPKPKEWDDNYDAVK; encoded by the coding sequence ATGAAATTAGCATTGCACTGGAAAATAATAATAGGAATGATATTGGGTATTGTCTTCGGATTCATAATGAATGCGTATGATGGCAAAGATTTTGTTTCCGATTGGATTGCTCCTTGGGGTAAAATCTTTATTAACCTTTTAAAGCTTATTGCTGTTCCGTTAATTCTTGCTTCGTTAATTAAAGGGATTTCCGATTTAAAAGATATTTCTAAAATTAAATCCATGGGATTACGAACCATAGCGATTTATGTTGGTACCACGCTAATTGCAATTATTATAGGGTTAACAATTGTAAATACCGTGAAACCAGGAGTTGGAATGTCTCAAGATACGATTACTAAAATCAAAATGAAATATGAAAATGATGCTGGTGTTACCGATAAATTAGCCAAAGCTACAGCGCAAAATGATGCTGGACCATTACAGTCTTTAGTCGATATTTTTCCGAGTAATATATTCGTTTCTTTAGGAGAAGCAAAAATGCTTCAGGTTATTTTCTTTGCTTTATTTGTAGGTATTTGTTTATTACTAATTGATGAGAAAAAAGCAAAACCGTTAATAAATTTCTTTGATTCGTTAAATGAAGTCGTAATGAAAATGGTGGATTTAATTATGTTATTTGCACCTTATGCCGTATTTGCTTTAATGGCAAACGTAATTATAGCCTTTGATGATACCGAAATTTTATTAAAACTTTTAAACTACGCAGGCTGTGTAGTGCTAGGTTTAGCCTTAATGATTGTTTTCTATTTAGTGCTTATAAAGTTTGTGGTGAAGAAATCACCGCTTTGGTTTTTAAAAGAAATATCTCCAGCGCAATTATTAGCTTTTTCTACAAGTTCTAGTGCTGCAACTTTACCCGTGACTATGGAACGTGTGGAAGAACATTTAGGTGTCGATAAAGAAGTTTCTGGGTTTGTATTACCAGTAGGAGCAACCGTAAATATGGATGGAACAAGTTTATATCAAGGTATTGCTGCTGTTTTTATCATGCAGGTAATTTGGCCAGAAGGATTAACATTTACGAACCAATTAGTGATTATAGCAACGGCTTTATTGGCTTCTATTGGAAGTGCTGCGGTACCAAGTGCAGGAATGGTAATGCTAGTTATCGTTTTAGAATCTATAGGTTTCCCAGCAGAATTATTACCAATTGGTTTGGCCTTAATTTTTGCAGTAGATAGACCTTTAGACATGTGTAGAACGGTTGTTAATGTAACTGGAGATGCTACTGTTTCCATGATTGTTGCTAAATCTTTAGGAAAGCTTCATGACCATCCGAAACCAAAAGAATGGGATGATAATTATGATGCTGTTAAGTAA
- a CDS encoding UDP-2,3-diacylglucosamine diphosphatase, which translates to MKKKRKVEIAVISDVHLGTFGCHAKQLLTYLNSIDPKKLILNGDIIDIWQFSKRYFPPAHLKVIKKIITMAANGTEVIYITGNHDEMLRKFSDSQIGKISIVDKYVTELDGKTAWFFHGDVFDVSIQNAKWLAKLGGYGYDLLIVINRFVNWCLVRLGRERYSLSKKIKNSVKGAIKYINDFEEVATDLAIENGYDYVICGHIHQPKMIIKGNKNGQTMYLNSGDWVENFTALEYQFKRWKIYHYNKDKLSPFFADEDIKEMEMKDLIAAITIVDQNKKKLD; encoded by the coding sequence TTGAAAAAGAAAAGAAAAGTGGAAATCGCTGTAATATCCGATGTGCACTTAGGAACCTTTGGTTGTCATGCCAAACAGTTGCTAACCTACTTAAATAGCATAGATCCCAAAAAACTAATCCTAAATGGGGATATTATAGATATTTGGCAATTTAGCAAACGCTACTTTCCTCCTGCACATTTAAAGGTGATTAAAAAAATAATTACCATGGCAGCAAATGGTACAGAGGTAATTTATATTACTGGAAATCATGATGAAATGTTGCGGAAATTTAGCGATTCACAAATTGGTAAAATTTCTATTGTAGATAAATATGTAACCGAATTGGATGGTAAAACTGCATGGTTTTTTCATGGTGATGTTTTTGATGTTTCCATTCAAAATGCCAAATGGTTAGCTAAACTAGGTGGTTATGGCTATGATCTTCTTATTGTTATTAACCGCTTTGTAAACTGGTGCTTAGTACGTTTAGGAAGAGAACGGTATTCCCTTTCCAAGAAAATAAAGAATAGCGTAAAAGGTGCCATTAAATATATTAATGATTTTGAAGAAGTAGCCACAGATTTAGCTATTGAAAATGGTTATGATTATGTTATTTGCGGACATATACACCAACCAAAAATGATTATTAAAGGTAATAAAAATGGCCAGACAATGTATTTGAATTCTGGGGATTGGGTAGAAAACTTTACCGCTCTAGAATACCAATTTAAACGTTGGAAAATCTACCATTACAACAAAGATAAACTCTCCCCTTTTTTTGCTGATGAAGATATTAAAGAAATGGAAATGAAAGATTTAATTGCCGCAATAACCATTGTAGATCAAAACAAAAAGAAATTAGATTAG
- the aroC gene encoding chorismate synthase — MAGNSFGNIFKVTTFGESHGVAIGGIIDGCPSGIQLDFEAIQNELNRRKPGQSEIVTQRKEPDTVEFLSGIFEGQTTGTPIGFVIKNANQKSKDYTHIKDVYRPSHADYTYDQKYGVRDYRGGGRSSARETACRVVAGAIAKQVLKNVKINAFTSSVGEIFIDKPYQDLDFSKTENNIVRCPDEAIAEKMIARIKEIRKEGDTIGGTVTCVLQNVPVGLGEPVFDRLHAELGKAMLSINAVKGFEYGSGFCGAKMKGSEHNDIFNADGSTKSNLSGGIQGGISNGMDIYFRVAFKPVATIMQKQETINSKGEVLEMQGKGRHDPCVVPRAIPIVEAMAALVIADYYLLNKMYK, encoded by the coding sequence ATGGCAGGAAATTCTTTTGGAAATATATTTAAAGTTACCACTTTTGGTGAATCTCACGGTGTTGCAATTGGAGGTATAATAGATGGTTGTCCTTCGGGAATACAATTGGATTTTGAAGCTATTCAAAACGAATTAAACCGAAGAAAACCAGGACAGTCTGAAATTGTTACCCAACGTAAAGAACCAGATACTGTAGAGTTTTTATCTGGAATATTTGAAGGACAAACCACAGGAACTCCAATCGGTTTTGTTATTAAAAACGCAAATCAGAAATCTAAAGATTATACGCATATTAAAGATGTGTATCGTCCTAGTCACGCAGATTACACCTACGATCAAAAGTACGGTGTTCGTGATTATAGAGGTGGCGGACGAAGTTCTGCACGTGAAACGGCATGTAGAGTAGTTGCTGGTGCCATTGCAAAGCAAGTACTGAAAAATGTAAAAATTAATGCGTTTACATCTTCTGTAGGCGAAATTTTTATAGATAAACCATACCAAGATTTAGATTTTAGCAAAACGGAAAACAATATAGTACGTTGTCCGGATGAAGCAATTGCAGAAAAAATGATTGCTAGAATTAAAGAAATTAGAAAAGAAGGAGATACCATTGGTGGAACCGTAACTTGTGTTTTACAAAATGTACCGGTAGGTTTAGGAGAACCTGTTTTCGATAGATTACATGCAGAGCTTGGTAAAGCCATGCTTTCTATAAATGCCGTAAAAGGCTTTGAGTATGGTAGCGGATTTTGTGGTGCTAAAATGAAAGGTAGCGAACATAACGATATTTTTAATGCAGACGGAAGTACGAAATCAAATCTTTCTGGTGGTATTCAAGGTGGAATAAGTAACGGGATGGATATTTATTTCCGTGTTGCTTTTAAGCCAGTGGCGACCATTATGCAAAAACAAGAAACCATAAATAGCAAAGGTGAAGTTTTAGAAATGCAAGGAAAAGGAAGACATGATCCTTGTGTGGTACCTCGTGCAATTCCTATTGTAGAAGCAATGGCAGCGTTGGTTATAGCAGATTATTATTTACTAAACAAAATGTATAAATAA